A genomic region of Sulfobacillus acidophilus DSM 10332 contains the following coding sequences:
- a CDS encoding integrase family protein (PFAM: Phage integrase family~COGs: COG4974 Site-specific recombinase XerD~InterPro IPR002104~KEGG: hmo:HM1_2952 phage integrase~PFAM: Integrase, catalytic core, phage~SPTR: Phage integrase), giving the protein MAAPRPSLPGELGRLIDEFVTHKQALGYRYRVESEQLARLARVAQDDPIRDRVIPQTVVDRWVARVPGERWGTQRIRVSCLRVFLQWARSRGYITPLLPPLKRQSAPYVPYIFSEKEITGFFHACDTMEVYPGTDKHLLLPMLFRLLYGTGLRVSEACQLRFADVDWVRGTLLIRESKGGKDRLVAVSPSLRDGLQRWRAHLLTRQPAPTWFFETRNGQPPSRHWIYRQFRQSLWRAGIPHAGRGTGPRVHDLRHTFCVRALKHLVDEGLDVYAALPILSAYVGHASPTATEGYVRLTADLYPEVITAVVQVTGTTIPEVNDGPTH; this is encoded by the coding sequence ATGGCGGCACCCCGTCCGTCGTTGCCCGGTGAGCTCGGTCGACTCATCGACGAGTTCGTGACCCACAAGCAGGCGCTTGGCTACCGATATCGCGTGGAATCGGAGCAGCTCGCCCGGCTCGCTCGAGTCGCCCAGGACGATCCCATCCGGGATCGCGTCATTCCCCAGACAGTTGTCGACCGATGGGTCGCACGGGTGCCGGGTGAACGCTGGGGAACCCAGCGGATCCGGGTGAGCTGTCTTCGAGTGTTTTTGCAATGGGCCCGATCTCGCGGCTACATAACGCCCTTGCTCCCCCCCTTGAAGCGCCAATCGGCACCATACGTGCCCTATATCTTTTCCGAGAAGGAAATCACCGGATTTTTTCACGCGTGTGACACGATGGAGGTCTATCCGGGAACCGACAAGCATCTTCTGCTGCCCATGCTATTCCGGCTGTTATATGGGACGGGATTGCGCGTGTCCGAAGCCTGTCAGCTCCGGTTCGCCGACGTAGATTGGGTGCGGGGGACCCTTCTGATCCGCGAAAGCAAAGGGGGAAAGGATCGGCTAGTCGCGGTCTCGCCGTCCCTCCGAGACGGCCTACAACGCTGGCGGGCACATCTGCTCACGCGCCAGCCCGCTCCGACGTGGTTTTTTGAAACCCGGAATGGACAGCCCCCCAGCCGCCATTGGATTTATCGCCAGTTCCGACAGAGCTTGTGGCGTGCGGGGATACCCCATGCGGGACGGGGAACCGGACCGCGCGTTCACGATCTGCGACACACGTTTTGTGTCCGGGCCCTGAAGCATCTTGTGGACGAAGGCCTTGATGTATATGCGGCACTCCCGATTTTGTCCGCCTATGTCGGCCATGCCTCCCCGACGGCCACGGAGGGGTATGTACGGCTAACCGCCGACTTATATCCTGAGGTGATCACGGCGGTCGTTCAAGTGACCGGGACAACGATTCCGGAGGTGAATGATGGCCCAACCCACTGA
- a CDS encoding integrase family protein (PFAM: Phage integrase, N-terminal SAM-like domain; Phage integrase family~COGs: COG4974 Site-specific recombinase XerD~InterPro IPR004107:IPR002104~KEGG: bts:Btus_2748 integrase family protein~PFAM: Integrase, catalytic core, phage; Integrase, N-terminal SAM-like, phage~SPTR: Integrase family protein) encodes MNQRCSFPLADLLAGVEGELKRVGYGPPVINRYRRPWGQLAGYMADRGLHYDTQVGLDFLEEVYHITIFTALTNEDRVRARAITVLNEYYLHGMVRPRYRTSAVSLLMRYSDVLTDFQAAQRMQRSPVTLQAYEKFLGKFLLYLENHNVTEFAQITAPTILAYTDMLCSDTPATLYNALGALRVFLRYLHTQGLVAQDWSPAVPNVRRPPDAHLPSTFSAAEIEQILGAVDRANPTGKRDYAMLLLAARLGLRSGDIRHLTFADLRWESNVIDRVLEKTGKRVILPLPEEVGMAIIDYAKYGRPPTDGHVIFLRHVPPIQPLTASALSGIVKRYMARGGVEPKPGHRSGPHAMRHSLASALLEDNVPLPVIAEILGHTHTRTTSGYLKIGVEQLRRCALPVPVFDWNVDKEGF; translated from the coding sequence ATGAACCAGCGATGTTCGTTTCCGCTAGCCGATCTCCTCGCAGGCGTCGAAGGCGAATTAAAACGGGTGGGGTATGGTCCTCCCGTTATCAATCGCTACCGGCGTCCCTGGGGTCAGCTCGCCGGGTATATGGCGGATCGTGGCCTCCATTATGATACCCAGGTCGGGCTCGACTTTCTGGAAGAGGTTTACCATATCACGATCTTCACCGCGCTCACCAATGAGGACAGGGTCCGGGCTCGGGCCATCACGGTCCTCAACGAGTATTACCTGCACGGCATGGTAAGACCACGGTACCGGACGTCGGCGGTTTCCCTGCTCATGCGGTATTCGGACGTTCTGACCGATTTTCAAGCGGCCCAGCGCATGCAACGGTCGCCGGTGACGCTTCAAGCGTATGAGAAATTCTTGGGGAAGTTTCTGCTGTACTTGGAAAACCACAATGTGACGGAGTTCGCACAAATCACGGCCCCTACGATTCTCGCCTACACGGACATGCTCTGCAGCGACACGCCCGCGACGCTCTACAATGCGCTCGGCGCTCTGCGCGTCTTTCTCCGATATCTGCATACCCAGGGACTGGTCGCGCAGGATTGGTCACCGGCCGTGCCCAACGTCCGGCGGCCGCCGGACGCGCATTTGCCTTCCACTTTTTCGGCGGCGGAGATCGAGCAAATCCTCGGGGCGGTCGATCGAGCCAATCCCACCGGGAAGCGGGATTACGCGATGCTCTTACTCGCTGCACGGCTGGGTCTCCGGTCCGGGGACATTCGCCACCTGACCTTTGCCGACCTCCGCTGGGAGAGTAACGTGATTGACCGAGTGTTGGAGAAGACCGGAAAGCGTGTCATCTTGCCGCTGCCGGAAGAGGTGGGAATGGCCATTATTGATTATGCCAAATATGGTCGGCCGCCCACCGACGGCCACGTGATTTTTCTCCGCCACGTTCCGCCCATCCAACCCCTCACAGCCTCTGCCTTATCCGGTATCGTCAAACGATACATGGCCCGGGGAGGTGTGGAACCCAAGCCTGGCCACCGTTCGGGGCCGCATGCCATGCGGCATTCGTTGGCCAGCGCCTTGCTCGAAGACAATGTGCCGCTACCGGTTATCGCCGAGATTCTCGGGCATACGCATACGCGAACCACGAGCGGATACCTCAAAATCGGGGTCGAGCAGCTCCGTCGTTGTGCGCTGCCGGTTCCCGTGTTCGACTGGAACGTGGATAAGGAGGGATTCTAA
- a CDS encoding transposase mutator type (PFAM: Transposase, Mutator family~COGs: COG3328 Transposase and inactivated derivatives~InterPro IPR001207~KEGG: sth:STH2279 transposase~PFAM: Transposase, mutator type~SPTR: Transposase), producing the protein MTSSITKKPRPEQTLTVPWVDILHDAQDGLLALSVRIGLQVLQQMMATEVEQLAGPPGRHNPHRQAVRHGSEAGSVYLGDRKIAVTHPRVRATDGSGEIPVETYHQFQDPALATQTVLERMLYGLASRQQVHADAAWEAAAAQPGPSKSTVSRRFIQATQQALDRFLNRRLDDRTWVVLMIDGLRVADHLVVGALGIDAEGHKRVLGLVEGATENHTVVMTLLPDRITRGLTAAQGLLVVIDGAKALAKAVREVWGHQVLIQRCQIHKQRNVLDHLPKSAEHRIRQKLRKAYREPDADTAAQALEAIAKELERDHPGAAGSLREGLEETLTVHRLGLPGLLRQTLANTNAMESLNSQFRTHAQNVKHWTNGQQVLRWLASASFFIEDTLTRIPGYREIPLLQTALKAAVSPQINQKTEEIG; encoded by the coding sequence GTGACTTCCAGTATAACGAAAAAGCCCCGCCCGGAACAGACGCTGACCGTGCCATGGGTCGATATCCTGCACGATGCGCAGGACGGGCTGTTGGCCCTGTCGGTACGCATCGGATTGCAGGTTTTGCAGCAGATGATGGCCACCGAAGTCGAGCAGTTAGCAGGGCCTCCAGGGCGGCATAATCCGCACCGTCAAGCGGTGCGACATGGAAGCGAAGCCGGTAGTGTGTATCTGGGCGATCGCAAGATCGCCGTCACCCATCCCCGGGTCCGGGCGACCGATGGGTCGGGCGAAATTCCTGTAGAGACCTATCATCAATTTCAGGACCCGGCTCTTGCCACCCAGACGGTGTTGGAACGGATGCTCTATGGCTTAGCCAGCCGTCAACAGGTCCATGCGGACGCGGCCTGGGAAGCGGCCGCCGCGCAACCCGGCCCCAGCAAAAGCACGGTCAGCCGACGATTTATTCAGGCCACCCAACAAGCGCTCGACCGCTTTCTGAACCGACGGTTGGACGACCGAACGTGGGTCGTCCTCATGATTGATGGGCTGCGCGTGGCCGACCACCTGGTGGTCGGGGCCTTGGGCATTGATGCGGAAGGCCACAAACGCGTGCTGGGATTGGTGGAAGGGGCCACCGAAAATCATACGGTGGTCATGACCTTATTGCCGGATCGGATCACCCGCGGCCTGACGGCCGCGCAGGGGTTGCTCGTGGTGATCGATGGCGCGAAAGCCTTGGCCAAAGCCGTGCGGGAGGTGTGGGGGCATCAGGTCCTGATCCAACGCTGCCAAATCCATAAGCAACGGAACGTGCTGGACCACTTGCCCAAATCGGCGGAACACCGCATCCGCCAGAAATTACGAAAAGCCTATCGGGAACCGGATGCGGACACGGCTGCCCAAGCCCTAGAAGCGATCGCCAAGGAATTGGAACGTGACCATCCCGGCGCTGCCGGGAGCCTCCGAGAAGGGCTAGAGGAGACCCTCACCGTGCATCGTTTAGGCCTTCCGGGCCTCTTACGCCAAACGTTGGCCAACACGAATGCCATGGAATCGCTCAACAGTCAATTCCGGACGCACGCGCAGAACGTGAAACATTGGACTAACGGGCAACAAGTCCTGCGCTGGTTGGCTTCGGCCAGTTTTTTCATTGAGGACACGTTAACACGCATTCCCGGTTATCGCGAGATACCGTTGTTACAAACGGCCTTAAAAGCCGCCGTATCTCCACAAATCAACCAAAAAACCGAGGAAATCGGTTAA